The Fusarium fujikuroi IMI 58289 draft genome, chromosome FFUJ_chr05 DNA segment cttcttgggaaACCGATCGTTAAGCCTCTCGAGGAGGAACGAACCAAGACCTGATCCAGTACCGCCGGCAATTGAGTGCAACATCATGAAGCCCTGGGGTATGAAGCGTCAGTAAGCAGGTTCCGGCTGGTTAAGGAAGACTCACCTCAAGAGAGTCACTGCCATCTGCCTCTCGATCAATCATCTCCATGATGTCCTCGTACACCGCCTCACCACTCTGGTAACCATCACCCCAGTTGTTGGCGGCACCAACGCCATCTTTGCCCACGTAAAAGTTCTCGGGGTTATAAATATTTCTGTAAGGTCCAGTCTGGATACCGTTGATGACCTACAGAACTTGCTTAGCACTTGGTCACCTTGCTATTGGTCCAAGACGCACCCTCGGTTCCAGATCAATCAGGATGGCTCGGGGAATGTATCTCGTATCGTCGCTTTGGTAGTAAAAGACATCTTTTCGGTCACCGCCTTCAGTCGCAAAGTCTTCTAGGTTTCCATCTTGGCTGATGCCGTGTTCCTGGCAGAGCTGTTGCCAAAACTGGCTTCCAACTGTGCACGAATAGAATCAGCAATGTTCGATGTATCTGTATGCGCATGGCCGCAAGAGCAAGTCGGAAAATGGCGGCGTAGATGCGGGCATATTAAAGGAGCAGATAATGGTATGCAGATGGCGGGGGATGGATTATAACTGACTGCTGTTGCCGCACTGCCCGGCCTGGATCGTAATGATTTCCCTGAGAATTGGTATGTGAGTATCTGAATCAGGTTGTCATCGACCGGGAGTATTGAACTTACCTGGGCATGTTGTTTAGAGACTGAAAGTTGTTGTTTTATTAGAGCCAAATCTTTTCCCCCTTCGGGTATCGTCTTGGGGAAACTGGCGCGACGCGTGCCGCACTCGTACCTGCCCTGAGCTTCTCTCCCTCCAGGGCAGCTCCctctacctaggtaggtacctaaggtactCCTTCCCGCGTGCTGATCCCCGCCCCCGCGTTTCACATGAGTCTTGGGCTCTCACTTTGGCATTTGCAATTTTGAGCCTCACTCATTAACAACATTGGACTGAAAGGAAGAGTACCTCCTTACTCTTTAGGATTACTGACCTGGTAGTGATCTACATGATACCTCGAGGTGGATAGTTTATGTATGTTCCAGTTACTCTCCTCTGGGGAcaatttcttcttgttccatGGCTCAATTACAACTACATTATGACGGCTACCTACCTGATGACTTCAAATATCCCATCACTACAGAAACATCAAAGCTCTCCCAATGCCCTCTCAGCACAACTTGTTAAAAGCAACTTTTGTATTCCATACACTGATCAAGTCAATTTTTGCCTGCTTGAGCATTCCCACGAAAATCCCAAACGTGACTTTACCTgcaaaaagaagatataaaaCGTCGAATGCTTGACAACGCCCGCAATGCTGCTCCTTGCACCTTACCTTTCTATGCAAGCACCTAATGTCAGAGTGTGCTTCTATATACTATTCCCCAGTTTCCTCCACATTACTTCTTGTTATggaccttgttcttctccaaAGCTTCTGCAAGCTCCTTAGCCATGTCCGCCGTCTTGACCTGAATCATCCAAGTTTCAAGTCCGTCACCCTTCTCGTTCGACGTGGTCATCTTGACGTACTTCTTGTCAGCCTTGTAAGACATGTCGGCGAGAACTGCTCGGTTCATAGCAATATGTCCACGGGGCTCTGCTCGCAGGAGAAGACGAACAACACTCGTCTCCTTGTGCTTTAGCAGTCGAAGAGCTCCCACACCCTGTACCGACCACGGACTCTGagacttgggcttcttgtcaTCCGACTTCTCACTGGCCGGCACAAACTTCAACACCTTTGCCCGTACATCATGCATGATATCCTCGTCCTGCTCCAGGTTCTCGGCTAAGTTGACCTGCTCGTGCTTCtcgccttcttcatcgcctccgGCGGCTCCTTCGGCTTGGTTCGATGGTTCCGGGGTCCCGCCAGCTGGCGTTGTGGCCAGGCTAGAGCCTCCCCCAAGACTGAACGGTGTGTCTACACCCGTCGCTTTAGTGGGGCGATTTTCCGATGTGGAAAAAGAGGAGACTTACTGGTCCCGGTGGTTGAACCACCAGCAGGCGGTTGAAGGTTGCCGTTCTGGTTGGATCCAAATGTTGGTACTGAGTTTTGCGCTGGCGAGGCTCCTGTGAAGCTGAACCCCGGCGCTCCTGCAGATCCGGACGCCCCTCCAAAAGCGGGAGCATTGTCATTACTGCCTGCTCCGAAGGCTGGGGTCGATGTCGCGTTGCTTGCACCTCCAAATTGGAACGGATTCGAACCTCCTGAAGGTGCGGCGGTGGCACCAAAGTTGAACATGCCCCCAGGAGCTGATGGAGTAGAAGTTGCGTTACCTCCATCGTTGCCTGAGGAGAACGGATTGTTGAACGATGAAGAAACAGAGTTCCCTCCAAACTGGAAACCGAACGATCCTCCAGAGTTGGCTGAGTTTGCACCAAAAGACGAGCCTGCATTATTAGCAGCAGGGGTCGCTGAAGCACCGCCAAACAGAGGTGTGGAAGTGTCTGAGCCACTACCAAATGAGGGAGCGGCAGGAGCTGTAGAGGCGCCACCAAAGCTGAAGATGGGTGCGGCCGAAGCCCCAGTACTTCCGCCATCGAATGTCTTCTTGGCCGGTGATGGTCCATCCTGCTTCATGGGACTACCATCAAGCGCAGCTGCACCAGACGACGTAGGCGACTGAGGTGCCCCAAAGAGGGGCTTGTTCGCACCGTTGATCTTATCAGCACCAGCGGAAGGCGCCCCGAAGCTGAAAATGGGGGCCGCAGCAGGCTTGTCTGCCGTAGGAGCAGCATCAGTCTTGGGCGCCGTCGCTTCGCCAGAGCTGGGAGCACCAAACAAAGGCTTGGCAGTTGACGCCGAGGCATTGCCGAACAGGTTGGTGGCGGTGCTTGTAGGCTTTGCACCAAATAAAGACGTAGCAGTAGTCGATTCTGCACTGGGAGCACCAAAGAGTGAAGTCTTAGTAGCTTCATTGTTAGTGGGTTTGGCACCAAACAATGTAGACGACTGCATCGAGAGACCGCTTGACTCAGCAGGCTTGCTTACGGTACCAAACAGGTTGGTAGTGGGCGGGGCAGTGTTGGACTTCTCATCAGACTTGGTTCCAAATAAGCTTGTAGCAGGAAGCTTTGTAGGCTCTTCAGCCTTAGATGGTTCCGTAGCCGTTTTGGGCGCAAAGAGAGACCCAAAGTTTGCCGGAGCCGCTGAGGCCTTAGACTCGAACAGTGACTTCTTGGGGACCTCATCGTTCTCTTTGTCGGATTCACCTCCCGTCTTGTCAGCCTGGTCCGAGACTGGTGTTGCTTCCTTTTCTGTAGGCTTGTCCTGCTTGGCGGCACCGAATAGGTTAGAAGTGGGAGGCTTCGAGGCGAACAAAGAACTCGTCGGCGCCGAAGTGGCCTTTCCAAACAAGGAGGTAGCTTGGCTTGTGGATACAGAGCCAGACGGCGCAAATTTGATGGGGGTGGTGCTGGGGTTCCAGGTCTGGTCGATAGGCTTCTCAGCTGCtgtctcatccttctccccAATCCGCACCGGCTGTCCATCATTATCCTTGGTAACTCGGTCAAACAGACTTCGGCCAGGGGTGCTCTCCCTAGTACCAGGTGCACTGGACCCAGCAGCGAGGCCACTGGCAGGGGCAGGCTTCTGTCCGAACAGACCGATGCCAGCCTGAGAAGCAGTGTCGGCGCCGCTAGCTGCCGCACTTGGCTCGTCGCTGTTTCCGGTTGCCTGGctatcatcctcaacatctgaGTCGGCCTCACTCTCGGCATCGGCATCGATACCACTATTCTTGGCCGAGCTTGCATCAGAAAGGTATCCAAAGATGTTTCCACCAGAAGAAGCGCCAGCAGCACTGCCGGGCTTAGGGTTCTGGAAGATGCTGCGAGCAAGCGAACTACCGCCGCCATTGGGCTTGTTGAAAGCAAAGGGATTTGGCTTAGCAGCAGTCCCATCATCAGCGGGCTTGGTAGATGGCTTGAAAGCAGAGGCGGCAGGGGCAGTCGACTTGTTGGCAATCTTCTCGAAGAGAGATTTGGCGGCAGAAGCAGTGCCCTTCTGCATCTTGGAGGGCTGGCTATCAGCCTCATCACTGACGGAAGCCCTGCGTTTGTTCTTACCCAAGGTGGAAGCTGGAGTAGGAACGGGTGCAGGAGTTGGCGCTTCCTGCTCCTGGTCATATTCTTCACGGTCAGGAGCACGtcgcttgttgttgctggaagAGCCGTTCACAGCAACATCTTTggtgatatcatcatccgcTTTAcgcttcttggcagcagTGGTCTTTGTAGGAGTTGGTTCGGCATTATTTTCCTCTGGCTCAGGGAGACCATGCTCACGACGCCATCTCTTGAGCACATCCTGGGAAGGTTTAATATTCTGGAATTCGTAAAGTCCGTAGCGCAGCAGAATAATACTCCTGCTCTTTTCGAACTCCTTCGCAAAGTTGATGACATTAAGCTTCCAATCCTTCTTGGAAAAAATTTCGTTGGCTGCATATTTGAGTCGTCGGAGATCGAGAATACAGAAAAACTGTCGTCGCTGTTCTTCATCGAACTCGGGAGGACACAGATGCGAGAGGAATTGATCAGCGTAAATGGAACCCTTGGAGTTCCAACTTTGTGGGATCTTCTTCGTAAGAACCTCGCCAGACAGTTCGGGATCAGGGTCCTCGATACGCATGTGGAACAGCTCCTTGGATGTGGTCTTGGAAGCCATACCACGGGGCGTAGCATGTGCAGTCGATTCTCGATAGATACGGTTCGGCTCGGGGGTAGCGCCGGGAGCAAACACCTTCTTCGGGGTGTTCTGAGGGATACTCGGGGAGAAAGGAGTGATGGAGGGACTATCGGAGGTGGTAGAGGCCCTGAAGATATTACGGGATGTAGAAATGGTAGATctgttgaggctgctggACGGCGTCTCATCGCGAGTCGACAATAGCCTCCGTGATGGCGCACTCTGCGGAAGGCCGAGACGGCTGCTCTTTAAGGGTGTTGAGACGTAGGCGCGCTTCGCAAAAGGGAGAGCAGGACGCGGCCGAGGCGTGCTCTTGCCACCCTCGGCGAGTTCGTTGTCGCCGGGAATAGAGAAGGTAACCATCTTGCGCAATGGTCGATGGTTGACGAATAGGATTCAAGGCGGAAAAAGCGTTGTATGATGAAGGGTGATGACAGTGGAATCACGATCGAAGGGCCAAGGCCAAAAGGGTCGCGTTTTTTTGAACCCGAGAACGTGCGTCGAGGTAGGTTACGTGACCTGATCAGGTAGCAAAAGGAGAATAAAGAAAGGACAACGGCCAGAAATTGATGAGAAACAGTCAAGAAACAGCTAAAGAAGCCGTCTTTGACGAGAAGCGGTGCGG contains these protein-coding regions:
- a CDS encoding related to nuclear pore protein NSP1 produces the protein MVTFSIPGDNELAEGGKSTPRPRPALPFAKRAYVSTPLKSSRLGLPQSAPSRRLLSTRDETPSSSLNRSTISTSRNIFRASTTSDSPSITPFSPSIPQNTPKKVFAPGATPEPNRIYRESTAHATPRGMASKTTSKELFHMRIEDPDPELSGEVLTKKIPQSWNSKGSIYADQFLSHLCPPEFDEEQRRQFFCILDLRRLKYAANEIFSKKDWKLNVINFAKEFEKSRSIILLRYGLYEFQNIKPSQDVLKRWRREHGLPEPEENNAEPTPTKTTAAKKRKADDDITKDVAVNGSSSNNKRRAPDREEYDQEQEAPTPAPVPTPASTLGKNKRRASVSDEADSQPSKMQKGTASAAKSLFEKIANKSTAPAASAFKPSTKPADDGTAAKPNPFAFNKPNGGGSSLARSIFQNPKPGSAAGASSGGNIFGYLSDASSAKNSGIDADAESEADSDVEDDSQATGNSDEPSAAASGADTASQAGIGLFGQKPAPASGLAAGSSAPGTRESTPGRSLFDRVTKDNDGQPVRIGEKDETAAEKPIDQTWNPSTTPIKFAPSGSVSTSQATSLFGKATSAPTSSLFASKPPTSNLFGAAKQDKPTEKEATPVSDQADKTGGESDKENDEVPKKSLFESKASAAPANFGSLFAPKTATEPSKAEEPTKLPATSLFGTKSDEKSNTAPPTTNLFGTVSKPAESSGLSMQSSTLFGAKPTNNEATKTSLFGAPSAESTTATSLFGAKPTSTATNLFGNASASTAKPLFGAPSSGEATAPKTDAAPTADKPAAAPIFSFGAPSAGADKINGANKPLFGAPQSPTSSGAAALDGSPMKQDGPSPAKKTFDGGSTGASAAPIFSFGGASTAPAAPSFGSGSDTSTPLFGGASATPAANNAGSSFGANSANSGGSFGFQFGGNSVSSSFNNPFSSGNDGGNATSTPSAPGGMFNFGATAAPSGGSNPFQFGGASNATSTPAFGAGSNDNAPAFGGASGSAGAPGFSFTGASPAQNSVPTFGSNQNGNLQPPAGGSTTGTNTPFSLGGGSSLATTPAGGTPEPSNQAEGAAGGDEEGEKHEQVNLAENLEQDEDIMHDVRAKVLKFVPASEKSDDKKPKSQSPWSVQGVGALRLLKHKETSVVRLLLRAEPRGHIAMNRAVLADMSYKADKKYVKMTTSNEKGDGLETWMIQVKTADMAKELAEALEKNKVHNKK